A genomic stretch from Cloacibacterium caeni includes:
- a CDS encoding low molecular weight protein-tyrosine-phosphatase: MKILMVCLGNICRSPLAEGILRSKISEKYTVASAGTISFHEGEHPDKRSTKIAKEYGVDISHQRANYFTEKHLEDFDKIFCMDLKNLEDVLSKAKSEEQRNKVSLIMEEAGVLSDEKIEVPDPYYGDMSDFEKVYKMLDQACEAIVKKYELR; encoded by the coding sequence ATGAAAATTTTAATGGTTTGCCTCGGAAATATATGCAGAAGTCCATTAGCAGAAGGAATTTTGCGTTCTAAAATTTCAGAAAAATATACGGTTGCAAGTGCAGGAACGATTTCTTTTCATGAAGGAGAACATCCTGATAAACGTTCTACCAAAATTGCCAAAGAATATGGCGTAGATATTTCTCATCAAAGAGCTAATTACTTTACCGAAAAGCATTTAGAAGACTTTGATAAGATTTTTTGCATGGATTTAAAAAATTTAGAAGATGTATTGTCAAAAGCCAAATCTGAAGAACAGAGAAATAAAGTTTCCTTGATTATGGAAGAAGCTGGCGTTTTATCTGATGAAAAAATAGAAGTTCCAGATCCGTATTATGGCGATATGAGTGATTTCGAAAAGGTGTATAAAATGTTAGATCAAGCTTGTGAAGCGATTGTAAAAAAATATGAATTAAGATGA
- the pepE gene encoding dipeptidase PepE: protein MNVLLASTSSLFGGKYLEYIKEEIAELFSRIDEIIFIPFARPSGISHEEYTQIARNFFEQINIKVKGLHEFEDKMAAVNEAKGFFTGGGNTFLLVKTLHEENLMSVLAENVKSGKPYLGTSAGSNIAGINMKTTNDMPIVYPPSFDCMGLVPFNINPHYLDPNPNLKHNGETRETRIKEFLTQNEVKVVGLREGNWIRVLGDKITTEGTQLTRIFEKGKEPYELESGSEL, encoded by the coding sequence ATGAACGTTTTATTAGCTTCTACCTCTTCACTTTTTGGTGGGAAATATTTAGAATATATCAAAGAAGAAATTGCCGAATTATTCAGCAGAATAGACGAAATCATCTTTATACCTTTCGCAAGACCAAGCGGAATTTCACATGAAGAATACACGCAAATTGCGAGAAATTTTTTTGAACAAATCAATATCAAAGTAAAAGGATTGCATGAATTTGAAGATAAAATGGCAGCAGTAAACGAAGCAAAAGGCTTTTTTACAGGCGGCGGAAATACTTTTCTCCTCGTGAAAACCTTACACGAAGAAAATCTAATGTCTGTTTTAGCAGAAAATGTAAAATCAGGCAAACCTTATTTGGGAACTTCTGCAGGAAGTAACATTGCAGGAATAAATATGAAAACTACGAATGATATGCCAATTGTATATCCGCCAAGTTTTGATTGTATGGGATTGGTTCCTTTTAATATCAATCCACATTATTTAGACCCAAATCCAAATTTGAAGCATAATGGAGAAACTAGAGAAACCCGAATTAAGGAATTTCTTACTCAAAATGAGGTAAAAGTAGTTGGTTTAAGAGAAGGAAACTGGATTAGAGTTCTTGGTGATAAAATTACAACAGAAGGAACGCAACTGACTAGAATTTTTGAAAAAGGAAAAGAACCTTATGAATTGGAGAGTGGGAGTGAGTTGTAG
- the metG gene encoding methionine--tRNA ligase, which yields MQKRKMITAALPYANGPVHIGHLAGVYIPADVYARFQRRLGSDVAFICGSDEHGIPITIRAKKEGVTPQDIVDKYHAIIKKSFEDLGISFDEYSRTSSENHKKTSQDFFLKMYENGKFTEEVSEQYYDEQAGEFLADRYIVGTCPKCGNDGAYGDQCEKCGSTLSPSELINPKSALSGNIPVLKETKNWYLPLNEYEDFLNEWILEGHKNDWKPNVYGQVKSWLNDGLKPRAMTRDLNWGVQVPLPDAEGKVLYVWFDAPIGYISFTKEWAAKNGKNWEDYWQSNDSDLIHFIGKDNIVFHCIIFPAMMKAHGKYIMPSNVPAFEFLNLENDKISTSRNWAVWAHEYVEEFPGQQDVLRYALLSSAPETKDNNFTWKDFQTKNNSELVGIFGNFINRVAVLIHKYYDGVIPAGNENAEELAEISKTAKEINEYLSKYEFRNALSALMNLARFGNQYLQTEEPWKTIKDNPEKAANSLFVGAQIAVGLAQLCEPFMPFSSEKLLKMFNTEKISWQEVENAQVFVKTGHSINESSLLFSKIEDETIDFQIQKLENTKISNAKTNPKANPMKEEITFDDFTKIDLRTATILEAEKVEKADKLLKLKVDTGVDVRTVVSGIAESFSPEEVVGKQVMILLNLAPRKIRGIESQGMLLLTTKPDGKLSFVTPDETVENGIEIG from the coding sequence ATGCAGAAGAGAAAAATGATTACCGCTGCATTACCCTATGCAAACGGTCCTGTTCATATCGGTCATTTAGCAGGAGTATATATTCCTGCTGATGTTTACGCACGTTTCCAAAGAAGATTAGGAAGTGATGTTGCTTTTATCTGTGGTTCAGATGAACACGGAATTCCTATTACTATTAGAGCAAAAAAAGAAGGCGTAACTCCTCAAGATATTGTAGATAAATATCACGCAATCATAAAAAAATCTTTTGAAGACTTAGGCATTTCATTTGATGAATATTCTAGAACTTCTTCAGAAAATCACAAAAAAACTTCTCAAGATTTCTTCCTAAAAATGTACGAAAACGGAAAATTCACAGAAGAAGTTTCAGAACAATATTATGATGAACAAGCTGGTGAATTTTTGGCAGACAGATACATTGTAGGAACTTGCCCTAAATGTGGAAATGATGGAGCTTATGGTGACCAATGCGAAAAATGTGGTTCTACGCTTTCTCCTTCAGAATTAATTAATCCAAAATCTGCATTGAGTGGAAACATTCCTGTACTTAAAGAAACCAAAAACTGGTATCTTCCTTTAAATGAATATGAAGATTTCTTAAACGAGTGGATTTTAGAAGGCCATAAAAACGACTGGAAACCTAATGTTTACGGACAGGTAAAATCTTGGTTGAATGATGGCTTGAAACCTAGAGCAATGACCAGAGATTTAAACTGGGGTGTACAAGTTCCACTTCCTGATGCAGAAGGAAAAGTGCTTTACGTTTGGTTTGATGCGCCAATTGGTTACATTTCTTTCACCAAAGAATGGGCGGCAAAAAACGGTAAAAACTGGGAAGATTATTGGCAATCAAACGATTCAGACTTAATTCATTTTATTGGTAAGGATAACATTGTATTTCACTGTATTATTTTCCCTGCAATGATGAAAGCTCATGGAAAATACATTATGCCAAGTAATGTTCCTGCTTTTGAATTTTTAAATCTTGAAAATGATAAAATTTCTACCTCTAGAAACTGGGCAGTTTGGGCGCACGAATATGTAGAAGAATTCCCAGGTCAACAAGATGTTTTGCGTTACGCATTACTTTCTTCAGCACCAGAAACTAAGGATAATAACTTTACATGGAAAGATTTCCAAACCAAAAATAATTCTGAATTGGTAGGGATTTTTGGGAATTTCATTAATAGAGTTGCAGTTCTTATTCATAAATATTATGATGGAGTAATTCCTGCTGGAAATGAAAACGCAGAAGAACTTGCTGAAATTTCAAAAACGGCGAAAGAAATCAACGAATATTTAAGCAAATATGAATTCAGAAATGCTCTTTCAGCATTAATGAATTTAGCACGTTTCGGAAATCAATATTTACAAACCGAAGAACCTTGGAAAACCATTAAAGACAATCCTGAAAAGGCAGCCAACTCATTGTTTGTAGGAGCACAAATTGCGGTTGGTTTAGCTCAATTATGCGAGCCTTTCATGCCTTTTTCTTCGGAAAAATTGTTAAAAATGTTCAATACTGAGAAAATTTCTTGGCAAGAAGTGGAAAATGCTCAAGTTTTCGTAAAAACAGGACACTCAATCAATGAAAGTTCTCTCCTTTTCTCAAAAATTGAAGACGAAACCATTGATTTCCAAATTCAAAAATTAGAAAATACCAAAATATCAAACGCAAAAACTAATCCTAAAGCCAATCCCATGAAAGAAGAAATCACTTTTGATGATTTTACGAAAATTGATTTAAGAACTGCCACTATTTTAGAAGCCGAAAAAGTAGAAAAAGCAGATAAATTATTGAAGTTAAAAGTAGATACTGGAGTTGATGTAAGAACCGTAGTTTCAGGGATTGCAGAGAGTTTTTCACCAGAAGAAGTGGTAGGAAAACAAGTGATGATTTTGTTGAACTTGGCTCCTAGAAAAATCCGTGGAATAGAATCTCAAGGAATGTTGCTTTTAACCACCAAACCTGATGGAAAATTGAGTTTTGTAACGCCTGATGAAACCGTAGAAAACGGAATTGAAATAGGTTAA
- a CDS encoding SusC/RagA family TonB-linked outer membrane protein: protein MRNYSKVLKIAPAFLLAGTIMLEAQQRDSIKQRDIEQVVLIGYGKQKKSDLTGSVVSVTAKDFNGGSTSPEQLIQGKTPGVQITTNGGAPGSGSTIRLRGGSSFVSNDPLIVIDGVPIEVGGVSGASNLLASINPNDIESFDILKDASSAAIYGNRAANGVILITTKKGTAGKLKVNFTTNMTVSTKMGNLDVMTADEFRNFVNTFASNEYKAKLGTAKTNWQDLIYQEAWGTDNNLALSGGVKWLPYRLSIGYNHQNGILKTNEFKRTSLGLNLNPKFFDNHLTINAGFKGSFMDTRFANEGAIGAAQQFDPTQSVYSSDPRFGGYNEWLLNGGLNDLGTKNPLGLLYGTRNISSVWRFLPSLQLDYKFHFLPDLRWNVNLAYDYAKGEGVAQTFPNSASGYNSLGSYNNYENENSSKLLETYFNYVKKVGAVNLDLMAGYSYQTFETKTPAITTYFGQGTPSTGQAFEAERVLLSYYGRAIFTIANKYIITGSMRRDGSSNFYNGTADNLWGNFPSVALAWKIKEESFLKDVNTITNLKLRAGWGETGQQNVNGFYPAFARYNISSDGAQYQFGNQFYYLYRPEQNNPNLVWETMITKNIGLDFGFFNNRVNGAVDVFKKVSDNLIARVPVAAGGLSNYNVLNVGKIENEGIEVNLNVVPVKTEKATWDLNFNFSKFNPVVTYISQDVSDDYIIRTGGISGGTGNTIQGITKGQVLNSFYVYQQLYDTNGKPINGAYVDRNNDGLFNESDKYFFHSPNPDAIFGFSTKFTYGNWDLGMSMRAVLGNYVYNNAAANSSIQDIATNGFLKNGESSVLTYQFSKPEYFSDIFIEDASFLRMDNLSLGYNFGDFLGNNKSNLRVTAMAQNLFVITNYTGVDPEVFGNIDNGFYQRPKVYSLGFNFQF, encoded by the coding sequence GTGAGAAACTATAGTAAAGTTTTAAAAATTGCTCCGGCTTTTTTATTGGCAGGAACAATTATGCTAGAAGCTCAACAAAGAGATTCAATCAAACAAAGAGACATTGAACAAGTTGTGCTTATTGGTTACGGTAAACAAAAAAAATCTGACTTAACAGGTTCTGTGGTATCAGTAACTGCGAAAGATTTTAATGGTGGATCTACATCTCCAGAGCAATTAATCCAAGGTAAGACACCTGGTGTTCAAATTACGACTAACGGAGGTGCTCCTGGTTCTGGTTCTACAATTAGGCTAAGAGGTGGTTCTTCATTTGTTAGTAATGATCCACTTATCGTTATTGATGGTGTTCCTATTGAAGTTGGAGGCGTTTCAGGCGCATCTAATTTATTAGCATCAATCAACCCAAATGACATCGAAAGTTTTGATATCTTAAAAGATGCTTCGTCTGCTGCAATTTATGGTAACAGAGCTGCGAATGGTGTAATTTTAATTACAACTAAAAAGGGAACTGCTGGTAAACTAAAAGTGAATTTTACGACGAACATGACTGTTTCTACTAAAATGGGCAATCTAGATGTAATGACAGCAGATGAATTTAGAAATTTCGTCAATACTTTTGCTTCTAATGAGTATAAAGCTAAATTAGGAACAGCAAAAACGAATTGGCAAGATTTAATTTATCAAGAAGCATGGGGAACTGATAACAACCTAGCATTATCCGGTGGTGTAAAATGGTTGCCTTACAGATTGAGTATTGGGTATAACCATCAAAATGGTATTTTAAAAACTAATGAATTTAAAAGAACATCTTTAGGTCTTAATTTAAACCCTAAATTCTTTGATAATCATTTGACAATTAATGCAGGATTTAAAGGTTCATTTATGGATACTAGATTTGCAAACGAGGGTGCAATAGGTGCTGCTCAGCAATTTGACCCAACTCAATCCGTTTATTCTTCTGATCCAAGATTTGGTGGTTATAATGAATGGTTGTTAAATGGTGGTTTAAATGACCTTGGTACTAAAAACCCACTAGGTCTTCTTTACGGAACAAGAAATATCTCATCTGTATGGAGATTCTTACCAAGTTTACAATTAGATTATAAATTCCATTTCTTACCAGATTTAAGATGGAATGTAAACTTAGCATATGACTATGCAAAAGGAGAAGGAGTAGCACAAACATTCCCTAATTCAGCTAGTGGATATAATAGTTTAGGTTCTTATAATAACTATGAAAATGAAAATAGCAGTAAATTATTAGAAACTTATTTCAATTATGTTAAAAAAGTAGGCGCTGTAAACTTAGATTTAATGGCAGGTTATTCTTACCAGACATTTGAAACAAAAACGCCAGCTATTACTACCTATTTTGGTCAGGGAACTCCTAGTACAGGTCAAGCTTTTGAAGCAGAAAGAGTATTGCTATCTTACTATGGTAGAGCAATCTTTACTATCGCAAATAAATATATTATTACAGGAAGTATGAGAAGAGACGGTTCTTCAAACTTCTATAATGGTACTGCTGATAATTTATGGGGTAATTTCCCTTCTGTAGCGTTAGCATGGAAAATTAAAGAAGAATCTTTCTTAAAAGATGTAAATACAATCACTAACTTAAAATTAAGAGCAGGTTGGGGTGAAACAGGGCAACAGAATGTAAATGGTTTTTATCCAGCATTTGCAAGATATAATATTAGTTCTGATGGTGCTCAATATCAATTTGGTAATCAATTCTATTATCTATACAGACCAGAACAAAATAACCCTAACTTGGTTTGGGAAACTATGATTACTAAAAACATTGGTTTAGATTTTGGTTTCTTTAATAATAGAGTAAATGGTGCAGTAGATGTATTTAAAAAAGTATCAGATAACTTAATTGCTAGAGTACCGGTTGCTGCTGGTGGATTAAGTAACTACAATGTATTAAACGTAGGTAAGATTGAAAATGAGGGTATAGAAGTAAATCTTAATGTGGTTCCTGTGAAAACAGAAAAAGCAACTTGGGATTTAAACTTTAACTTCAGTAAATTCAATCCTGTTGTAACTTATATATCTCAAGACGTTTCTGATGACTATATTATTAGAACAGGAGGTATTTCTGGTGGTACTGGTAATACGATTCAAGGGATTACAAAAGGACAAGTATTAAATTCGTTTTATGTGTACCAACAATTATATGATACTAATGGTAAACCAATTAATGGAGCTTATGTAGACAGAAATAATGATGGTCTATTTAATGAAAGTGATAAATATTTCTTCCATTCTCCAAATCCAGATGCTATTTTTGGTTTTTCTACTAAGTTTACTTATGGAAATTGGGATTTAGGAATGTCAATGAGAGCAGTTTTAGGAAACTATGTGTATAATAATGCTGCTGCAAATAGCTCAATACAAGATATTGCTACTAATGGATTCCTTAAAAATGGTGAGTCAAGTGTTTTAACTTATCAGTTCAGTAAGCCAGAATATTTTTCAGATATTTTTATTGAAGATGCATCTTTCTTAAGAATGGATAACTTATCATTAGGATATAATTTTGGTGATTTCTTAGGAAATAACAAAAGTAACTTAAGAGTTACTGCAATGGCTCAGAACTTATTCGTAATTACTAATTATACAGGAGTAGATCCAGAAGTATTTGGTAATATAGATAATGGTTTTTATCAAAGACCAAAAGTATATTCTTTAGGTTTTAATTTCCAATTCTAA
- a CDS encoding SAM-dependent methyltransferase, whose product MLFLIPAYLSDESPIDYFAPSIKEYILKTDYFFVENEKTARKVIKFFAPEKKQSDLKLFLLDKYSESNDLKEAQKLMKSGQDFGLLSEAGLPCIADPGNLMVKWCHENNIKVIPINGPSSIILALISSGFNGQEFTFHGYLPIDKEQKKKQILFLENQVQKSGYSQIFMETPYRNNQLLEDLIKFLNPNTKLCIAANINHPTEEFIKTLKISDWKNKKPELHKIPAVFVLGK is encoded by the coding sequence ATGCTTTTCCTTATTCCCGCTTATTTATCCGATGAATCTCCGATAGACTATTTTGCTCCGTCAATTAAAGAATACATTCTTAAAACCGATTATTTTTTCGTGGAAAACGAAAAAACAGCCAGAAAAGTCATTAAATTTTTTGCACCAGAGAAAAAACAAAGTGATTTAAAGCTTTTTCTTTTGGATAAATATTCTGAATCTAATGATTTAAAAGAAGCACAAAAACTCATGAAATCTGGTCAGGATTTCGGATTGCTTTCCGAAGCGGGATTGCCTTGTATTGCAGATCCTGGAAATCTGATGGTAAAATGGTGTCATGAGAATAATATAAAAGTAATCCCAATTAATGGACCAAGTTCTATCATTTTAGCTTTAATTTCGAGTGGTTTTAATGGACAGGAATTTACCTTTCACGGATATTTACCCATTGATAAGGAGCAAAAGAAAAAGCAGATTCTCTTTCTAGAAAATCAAGTTCAAAAGTCGGGGTATTCTCAGATTTTTATGGAAACGCCCTACAGAAATAATCAACTTTTAGAAGATTTAATTAAATTTCTCAATCCTAATACGAAACTTTGCATCGCTGCAAATATCAATCATCCAACCGAAGAATTTATCAAAACCTTAAAAATCTCTGATTGGAAAAATAAAAAACCGGAACTTCATAAAATTCCGGCGGTATTTGTTTTGGGGAAATAA
- the dnaA gene encoding chromosomal replication initiator protein DnaA: MDQNLGLIWERCLKFMRDNLSASEHEDVKKLEHSFDLLFDRVQPVSLINHNLTLLVPSDFYKEYIEENYLSLLSAALKKNIGKGVKLWYSVMENKPQGLEKPATQNYKGISVQAPKVQEVLPTTVSKSLVNPFVVPGIKKVNIDANLNPNLSFDNFVEGESNKFACTVAKTIAKRPGATSFNPLFIHGGVGVGKTHLAHAIGLDIKQNLPDKVVLYLSSEKFIQQFVSAAKAQNKTDFGNFYQMVDVLIIDDIQFLSGKAATQDMFFHIFDHLHQNGKQIILTSDKAPADIQDIQERIVSRFKWGLSAEVKSPDFDTRKKIIVDKLHRDGIVLKDDMVDFLAGEVKSNVRELIGVINSVIAHSMISKSDLSLDLLKETINKIAANQKKTINIPYIQEVVCEYFGIQREQLLSKTRKREIALPRQLAMYFAKEYTNATFTKIGEEMGGKDHSTVMYACETIRDVSKIDKELKKYLKEIKDKIFE; the protein is encoded by the coding sequence ATGGATCAAAACTTAGGCTTGATTTGGGAGCGTTGTCTTAAATTTATGCGAGACAATTTGAGCGCTTCTGAGCATGAAGATGTAAAAAAACTAGAACACTCATTCGACTTATTGTTTGACAGGGTACAACCTGTGTCATTAATTAACCACAATCTTACATTGTTGGTTCCTTCTGACTTCTATAAAGAATATATAGAAGAAAATTACCTTTCTCTACTCTCTGCAGCTCTCAAAAAAAATATCGGAAAAGGAGTTAAATTGTGGTATTCTGTAATGGAAAATAAACCACAAGGATTAGAAAAACCCGCTACTCAAAATTATAAAGGAATTTCTGTACAAGCTCCGAAAGTTCAAGAGGTGCTTCCTACCACAGTTTCTAAAAGTTTAGTGAATCCTTTTGTAGTTCCAGGAATTAAAAAGGTAAACATAGATGCTAACCTTAACCCAAATTTATCATTTGATAATTTTGTAGAAGGCGAGAGCAATAAATTTGCATGTACCGTAGCTAAAACCATTGCTAAAAGACCAGGTGCAACTTCTTTTAACCCATTATTTATTCATGGTGGAGTAGGTGTAGGAAAAACGCACTTAGCTCACGCAATTGGTTTAGATATTAAACAGAATCTTCCAGATAAAGTTGTCTTGTATTTATCATCAGAAAAATTTATCCAGCAGTTTGTTTCTGCGGCGAAAGCTCAGAATAAAACAGATTTTGGTAATTTTTACCAAATGGTAGATGTTTTGATTATAGATGATATTCAGTTTCTTTCTGGGAAAGCTGCAACTCAGGATATGTTCTTCCACATTTTTGATCATTTGCATCAAAACGGAAAACAAATTATCTTAACTTCTGATAAAGCTCCTGCTGATATTCAGGATATTCAAGAAAGAATTGTTTCTCGTTTTAAATGGGGATTAAGTGCAGAAGTAAAATCTCCAGATTTTGATACAAGAAAGAAAATTATCGTAGATAAACTTCACAGAGATGGTATCGTTTTAAAAGATGATATGGTAGATTTCTTAGCTGGAGAAGTAAAATCTAACGTGAGAGAACTCATTGGTGTAATTAATTCTGTAATTGCGCATTCTATGATTTCTAAATCAGATTTAAGTCTAGATTTATTAAAAGAAACCATTAACAAGATTGCAGCAAATCAAAAGAAAACCATCAATATTCCATATATTCAAGAAGTGGTTTGCGAATATTTCGGGATTCAGAGAGAGCAACTGCTTTCTAAAACCAGAAAAAGAGAAATTGCATTGCCTAGACAATTAGCGATGTATTTCGCGAAAGAATATACCAATGCCACTTTTACTAAAATTGGCGAAGAAATGGGCGGAAAAGACCATTCTACAGTAATGTATGCTTGTGAAACCATCAGAGATGTTTCTAAAATTGACAAAGAACTGAAGAAATATCTGAAAGAAATTAAAGATAAAATCTTTGAATAA
- a CDS encoding Mpo1 family 2-hydroxy fatty acid dioxygenase, with amino-acid sequence MRKIDQLFAEYAESHQNQTNKFIHWICVPLIFFTIVGFISLIPAPHFCAPYFGCISIASIVALVLVSIFYFTLSWRISIIMLFLMLLMEHFAYAINVHFKENSWIIYLSIFVITWIFQFIGHKIEGKKPSFLKDLQFLLIGPIWLLHFILKKIRIPY; translated from the coding sequence ATGAGAAAAATAGACCAACTTTTTGCAGAATACGCAGAAAGTCACCAAAACCAAACCAACAAATTTATTCATTGGATTTGCGTTCCTTTAATTTTCTTTACCATTGTAGGATTTATCAGTCTTATTCCTGCGCCTCATTTTTGCGCACCTTATTTTGGTTGCATCAGCATTGCCAGTATTGTTGCGCTTGTTTTGGTAAGTATTTTTTACTTTACTCTTTCATGGAGAATTTCCATCATCATGTTATTCTTAATGCTTTTAATGGAACATTTTGCTTATGCTATCAATGTACATTTTAAAGAAAATTCTTGGATTATTTATCTCTCCATTTTTGTTATCACATGGATTTTTCAGTTCATCGGTCATAAAATTGAAGGTAAAAAACCGAGTTTTTTAAAAGATTTACAGTTTTTATTGATTGGACCAATTTGGCTTTTGCATTTTATACTAAAGAAAATCAGAATTCCATATTAA
- a CDS encoding acyl-CoA thioesterase produces the protein MIHTTHTLRVRYGETDPMKYVYYGNYAEYLEVARVELFRTLGISYDEIEKRGIWLPVSEFKIKYLKPAFYDEILEIHTYVRKVPGVKIEFEYEIYNDSKQKITEASTTLFFLDATTNKVSRCPDFLMELIQKNWKE, from the coding sequence ATGATACACACAACTCACACATTACGAGTACGTTACGGAGAAACAGACCCTATGAAATATGTCTACTATGGCAACTATGCAGAATACCTAGAAGTTGCTAGAGTTGAGCTATTTAGAACCCTTGGAATTTCATACGATGAAATCGAAAAACGCGGGATTTGGCTACCTGTTTCAGAGTTTAAAATCAAGTATTTAAAACCTGCTTTTTATGACGAAATTTTAGAAATTCACACTTACGTAAGAAAAGTTCCGGGAGTAAAAATAGAATTCGAATATGAAATTTACAATGATTCTAAACAAAAAATCACAGAAGCATCTACTACTCTTTTTTTCTTAGACGCTACAACCAACAAAGTGTCTAGATGTCCTGATTTCTTGATGGAACTCATCCAAAAAAATTGGAAGGAATAA
- a CDS encoding class I SAM-dependent methyltransferase has translation MKDLMGRAIWDYYYQENSEDLQTETSISELDDLPVSYLFRNYQEMNALEKKALDLSFGKVLDVGSGAGSHSLYLQNERKLEVTALDISPKSIEICKARGVKNAICEDLLQFSEKNFDTVLLLMNGTGIFQSLEHIDQYLQKLKSLVAENGQILIDSTDILYMYDQDEDGGVLVPATGYYGELDYYLHYKGESELPMKWLYLDFDTLENAAIANGFKIQKIEKLEDSYLAQLTLN, from the coding sequence ATGAAAGACTTAATGGGACGCGCGATTTGGGATTATTATTACCAAGAAAATTCTGAAGATTTACAAACCGAAACTTCTATCTCAGAACTGGATGATTTGCCAGTTTCTTATCTTTTTAGAAATTATCAAGAAATGAATGCTTTAGAAAAAAAAGCATTGGATTTGTCTTTTGGTAAGGTTCTAGATGTAGGTTCAGGAGCAGGTTCACATAGCCTTTATCTGCAAAATGAAAGAAAATTAGAAGTAACTGCACTAGATATTTCTCCGAAATCTATTGAAATTTGTAAAGCAAGAGGTGTAAAAAATGCCATCTGCGAAGATTTGCTTCAATTTTCTGAAAAGAATTTTGATACCGTTTTGCTTCTCATGAATGGTACTGGGATTTTTCAAAGTTTGGAACACATTGACCAATACTTGCAAAAACTGAAAAGTCTAGTAGCTGAAAACGGACAAATTCTCATAGACAGTACAGATATTCTGTATATGTATGACCAAGATGAAGATGGCGGAGTTTTGGTTCCTGCTACTGGTTATTACGGGGAATTAGATTATTATTTGCATTACAAAGGAGAATCTGAACTGCCAATGAAATGGTTGTATTTAGATTTTGATACCTTAGAAAATGCTGCAATTGCTAATGGTTTTAAAATTCAAAAAATTGAAAAACTAGAAGATTCTTATTTGGCTCAACTTACGTTAAACTAA